The DNA segment ctctgataggaggtgaacgggtctctgtttcaacaaacatgattagtggctccagagtccacccacccatctctcacattggttattaaaataacttccgacatcatgccgcTGAACtcattctagtttgtttcaactaaattagcattaactttctactttttAAGATTTTTATGTTGTCTATAATTTTACTGtcgtatggccaggaattttacaaacataacaatcatccttaattaaagtaatgtcaTATTCAGATTTACGAAACATATCTTTCTTATAAAAACTATGGTTAGAGTTGTATTTGATGTTCTTGCCATTGtcatctttggaagacttgtgttcttCCACATGCGCCTACTAGCCATGTCCCTTTCAAGTTTCATGTCACAATATTTGTTTATACTCTGACTAGGGACATGGTAATtttccaatcacctaatacaccacatctcataAACCTTAGTTCTGAATCGGAAAATAAAATCCGAGATTTAAAGATAACATCTAGATTTACAATCTTCGTTTGTATCActatttcaaaaaactcatggttaccccgtAAAAACTAATTTAGTCAACAACAAATTTTTGCTCGTCAggatttttcaggaacgtttctctgttttgtaaaaataaaaaaaaatacttttacaactccaaaaattcagaAATTTTGTGTGGGTAACTATAAAGATGTCTACTACATtaggtcaaaagggttcatcgaagtTCCTTCTAGGTTGAGAGATAGATTTAAAACTCtatagctgaccaaaaattcgttttttgtttttcactccacaattagcatccatgattattacaaacaccaatgtcttaagattgttgggtataataaccaaaaacaaggaaaaatcaaataagaaaaaggTATTGATgcttagctcctttatagtggaagtgatcgatttgacgaaacgaacgagatCCTCACATcttcgcaacaacaacaaggaaaaactttcgaaaaacagagtgagtcacatgttcaacacgctgtccttaagacattagagcccggctacactcaagaatgATGATATAGCCCTTACCGGATGGATATCTCCACCatactactactagcatatgtagtagatgctcaacttgagcttggcaactgtAAAAAACCCCTAAACAAAACCTTGAACAcagaagaaaacaatatacaataTTTCCAAAGAAAAGATTAAAGAGTGTTAAATTTTTTTtactgtttaattttttttttttgctaaaatcaCTACCTTGGTATTGCGGTCCCTAGGGACGGAGCTAGTCCATAAGGATATGCACCCATGTCTAGCCGGCACCAAAAGCCATTTTACAAATAAGCCTGTTTTTACTTTTTTGCAACCCAAAAATTGCACCCTTTCTCGTAATTCTTGGCTCCACACCTGGAGGCGCCCATATCCCCGTATATGATGCtgataggttttttttttctgtttttctttttttccttttaataagCTCCAAATTCCAACGCTGAGAAAATATAAAtatcctgattttttttttttttgtcggaAAGGGAAACAAAAGACTCGATTTTACCATCATCTCGATTTTACCATCATCTTGATAGAAGAACTACAGCGATGCATAGGCATAGTTATTAGTGTTGTTCATGCAGAGTTACTTCTGAGCTAGTAGACAGAGCAAGATTGTTTCTCTCTTTAAAACTCACTTTTTTATTAATTTCTGCTCAATTACAAATGATACaagaccctagttagcaatttttTATTAATTTCTGCTCAATTACAAATGATACAAGACCCTAATTAGCAATTCGTCAAATAATTCGCGAATCATTACGTACTGGTGACGTACTAAATCGGCCAATGAAACACTAATCCAGTTGCTGTTGGGCTCTTTTAATAGCATATACTTCGGGGCCTAACTAACCATCCCATTCTTTTTCCAAAAACTTCTCATGAAGGGGTTCAAACCTCTAACATCTTAGGCCTATACTCGACTCTACTCCACTGAGCCAACGATTCTTCGATACTAACCTTTGCATATGATATGTACATTTCTGATCACAAATCACATTTTTTCCatcgtatttaatttttttttcatgacACTACATGCTGACTTTTGTGTACCGAACTCATatctctaaaacgaattatacacgtacgtatgccgttccgtatTACCGCCGTCACGAACCGTTGACTGGATTTTTGACCAAATTCGACTTTTATAAATCTGTATAATCCACGTAGTATCTCGTTCCGAACGTATCCCGTACCCCGGACTGTTAACGAGGTACAAGACAGGCCTACTTAGGTCTTAGAGGCTACAGTTACAAATACTTGGACTACAAGTGTACTTGACTTACAAGTATACACAAACTTATTACGACTTCGGTAAACTCTAATTTGCTGACCATTCTTACTTTGCTAGGTTAGACATTAAATACTTAGCTAGGCAAACTTAGAATATTCTAGACATTTCTTTAGTTAGTTTATGCAATTACAAATTAAAATAATTCAACAAGAACTAAAATTAAACATATATCCAAGGATTCCGTGAATAATCTCCATTACTTCAAATGGAGTActtcaaaaataaaaagtaaaaaaaacaaTCCCAATATTGCATATCGCATGATCAATATTCCAATAGAAGTACTCCATTGATCTGTGTAGTACTCCACCATGGATGATATCAATGAATTCAAGGAAGATAGTCTTCAAACACTAACCCTGATCCATGTAATTTCTCCTCCATGAGACTATCAAGTCGTTTGATCATGATGGGTGTCAAGTAATTCTTCCAATCACCAACCTCACCTTTCCTAAAAAACACTTTGTTCTCGACTGTACCTCTCCAGGTTCCATTCTTATTCACGTCCAAATTCTTCAAGTTTTCAAAACTACACAAACTGGATATTTCTTCAATCACTCCTTGGTTCTCTTCTTCTAATGAAAATCCATAGCCAATGAATTCGGCGATTCTCGTTATTTGAGCTTTTGGctctttcttcaaatcttcatactTTACAAACAACAGTTTATGAGGGTTCTTTAAACTCTCTCTCCAATAACCAAGTACATGATCCCAATACGGACCGAATTCTTGTACCCCGtcgcaaaaaaaatcaaaagcttcTTCCATGGACAAAGAAGCATTATTGTTATTGAGCATCGGCATTTCCCTCACTTTGTTCATAAACAACCACATAGAGATGAAGTTGTCTAGAGGGTTTCTACATAAATAAACAATCTTGCACTTTGTTGCAGTGGTCTTAATGGATTCAGGTAAAGAAGGGTAAGGGATATGTGTAGCTATAAGTCTGCAAGGAGAATCATGCGTAGTACTATTCTTAGTGAAATCAAGAAGACTATTATCTGGATTTAGTTGTTTAAAGTCAACGAAAGGAACAAGATCATGGGGTGAAATTGTAAGTAATGGATGCTGGTCGTAattctttgaagaagaagaagaagaagaagggtaaTTGGATCGGTTGATAATGGCAAAGGCTAGTGCTTTCAACCAAGTGGTGCCTGATTTGGGTAGTGTGGTTATTATAAGATCAGTATGCGAAGCTTTGAAATTCTGTTGAAAATCCTTTACATTTTCTATTCCTTTAGCAGTTCGCCAAAAGCCTTGATATTGATAAAGAAGGACATGGCTTAAACCGCGGCGACCCACGTTGCCTTCACAAAGATGAACAGAAATTTCATGGCTGCTGCTGGTATTAGTACCATTTATGCATTGAGTTGTAGTAGACATGGGTGAAAAGCAAGTACACAAAGCTGAAAGCTGTATTCTAATGAGCTAAAAAAGTTGTTTCTTCTATCAAATTAGTATCAACTTTTATAGGGTTTTTAGTGTCGGTTTTGCTACACACCGTTGTGTGCACCGGGATCCAACGACAAAAAGATCACCCTCTCTATATTGAGATAGAGATGGACAGAAATGAGCCCCTCCCCTCCCTCGCACGGTAGACACAAAACGAatcattttggttttagtgtACGCCTTCCCCAAGGGGGAAAAAACAATGAGTTTCGAGGAACATACGGTCACGTGTCATCTTCTTGGAATTTCAACTCACTAACCGAGCTCGGGGGCTACCGGGCAAGTCAAAGTCCCTACTTTTAATCATAGAGCATATCAAATGGTTTCCATTAGGGTTTCCGCCATATCTCTCTAACTCCGTTGATCATCTTTTAATCTTGTAAACATATAGAACTTCCTCTTCCCCTGTGCTTTGATAAGTTAATATGAAACATACGCTTTGACTAGATCTGACGGTGATGAATTCTGATACATCTTTGTTTTGGTACTATTTGGAAAGAGGGAGTGTTGTGGATATAATCACAGTTTTTTATCAGAAATAGAAGCGTAATTAAGCTTTGTTAACGCGCGTGAAGTAGTAAATGTTACATTATATTTTTGAACTGCTAAATTATTACACTATGACATTAACTGATGCGATTAGATACTGTCGAGATATTCGCTGAACTATTATACTATTATTTCCTTGTTGTTGCCTTTTTTTGAACTACTATTATAACTCAcagtttttttcttctcatgTCCTCAATTTCCTTATGTTGCCCGGTCAACGGGTTCCAAATACAAATGCAATACTCATTATCAATCCTTAATTCGAAACCATAAATAATCAATTCTTGAATCAAAACCATAAATAACTAATCAAACCAAGCCATTACAGGACCCTAATACCTAAGCAAACCAGTCCTTATATTTTGTAGTACGTATAATTGAGGCTACGAAGAAAATTATACCAGAGCTTTCATACACACCAAGATAACAAGAGGGATTTCCGTGGTAGCTTCGTAATGATGCTTATTTGAATATCTTCCGGAAGGCTTGACATATTGTCTACTACCTCAAGGGTTTTCATCATTTGGATGAAAAACTGGACGCTAGATCAAAGCGGGAAGTGGGAAAAAAAAACAGCTGCGTTCTAGATATCTCTACCTTGTCAGGGTTTGACGTTGAAgaggagagaaagaaaaacaagaaaatacgACGACAGTTTCAAAACTTATGTAACCCTATTCGTATTTTACCCCACACTTTCCTTATTTAGTGAAGTCACGACATATGCCAGTGCCCAGTAGATCAATCCCAGTGTCCAGTAGATCAATCCCCACCACTAATAAATGCATGCAGTTCATACGTAGGGCAACTGGCCTGATCTCAAGCGAAAACCATTGGACTGTAGACCCTAGCTTTTACCTTGAATTTTCCACGGTGAACCTTGCGCTATTGTTTACTGTGTATTTCTTGGCTGTATAATAAGATGGCTTGAAAGTTTGAAGGATTGCTTAAAGAAGATAGAGCAGATTGCTATAGGACATTGTTTCTTAGCATTCCAAGATTCTCAACTGCTTTCAGGCAAAGCAGAAAATCGCATATAGATCAGCTGAAACAGATCCCTCCAGAACTTCTTTGTGAGGGTATGTTATCAACACTGTGGCTTGACTTAATATATTACATTTTAACATTCTTTTGTCAGGCTTCAGTTATGACTGTTCAAAACAGCTTGTCATTTTTGGTGCCTTGAACTAGGTGGTGTTTATATTGCTAGCAATGATTCTTGGTTCTGTTTTAGCAATGCATCTTCTACTaataattgaagaaaaaacaaaaacctagATATATATTGCTTTTTGAATTTTTGACTCGAAATACAATAGACTTAAGCTAAACTAGTATAACCGTTGTCACGGTGGAAGGGCCGACCCAAGAAGAATCCGAAAACGGGGTTTGTCTATGACTACTTTCGCTcgatttcagaaaaagtgatattttcgcttcgtttcaaaaaaaatggtacttttgttctgttttagaaaaagtgatacttttgctccgtttcaaaatttttttatcacttttcctgaaacagagtGAAAGTATTACTTTCCCTGAAACGGAATGTGAAATTCCagaaacggaaaattagtcgatccataaaccaaagtatggttgcatgatgtgttatgcattctttgtggtggtttgcgtaATGGTTATGCATttaattttcgagaattgtgcctaaaataaaagtatcacttttattgaaacagagggagtacatcgttttattagttgcaacggaaaattagtttatgcataaaccaaaatatgactaCATAAGGTATTATGTATTCTTTGTGGTAGTTTAaataatggatatacatttaatcttctaaaattgtgcctaaaatgataaatatttccgaatttttcgtaaaaaatctaaatttgatattgtcgtttgtactcgttgcacatattttttttataacttTTTAACGAGATAAAATCTGTAAAATTCCAAGGAacggatttttaaatatgttatactaaagtttgctttccaattataccTCAAAAAAATAAGATACATAGTAATTGGACTTAAGGCTGCACAAATTACCCGATGTATCAGGACTAGAACCGGACAAAAAAACAGAACCGGGAAAGGAGGTACAGGGATCGGGAGTCAAATATGAAAACCGCTGTATACCGGTACAGGTACTCGGTTCTCTGGGAGTACCGGCTAGTACCAGCCTGAATGTCCCGATCAATTAGAAATTTATGGATTGATCCATTCTAGGTTTGGTATGAAAGTTTATAACAAAGTTCTATTGTTTCGCATCGTTCTCAGCCGAGTCTCATCTCTCTATCACCATCTTAGATtcgtttcttcttcaccatttctAATGGCATGTCaggaaaagaaggaaaagaaggtGTTGTTATTTCTGTTCATCTAAAGCAATAGATTGCAATAGCTTCCAAATGGGAGATCTGTGTTG comes from the Papaver somniferum cultivar HN1 unplaced genomic scaffold, ASM357369v1 unplaced-scaffold_102, whole genome shotgun sequence genome and includes:
- the LOC113327518 gene encoding flavonol 4'-sulfotransferase-like, which gives rise to MSTTTQCINGTNTSSSHEISVHLCEGNVGRRGLSHVLLYQYQGFWRTAKGIENVKDFQQNFKASHTDLIITTLPKSGTTWLKALAFAIINRSNYPSSSSSSSKNYDQHPLLTISPHDLVPFVDFKQLNPDNSLLDFTKNSTTHDSPCRLIATHIPYPSLPESIKTTATKCKIVYLCRNPLDNFISMWLFMNKVREMPMLNNNNASLSMEEAFDFFCDGVQEFGPYWDHVLGYWRESLKNPHKLLFVKYEDLKKEPKAQITRIAEFIGYGFSLEEENQGVIEEISSLCSFENLKNLDVNKNGTWRGTVENKVFFRKGEVGDWKNYLTPIMIKRLDSLMEEKLHGSGLVFEDYLP